A stretch of the Ananas comosus cultivar F153 linkage group 14, ASM154086v1, whole genome shotgun sequence genome encodes the following:
- the LOC109720470 gene encoding bifunctional aspartokinase/homoserine dehydrogenase 1, chloroplastic — translation MWSVHKFGGTCMGTSERIQSVADIILKDSSERKLIIVSAMSKVTDMMYNLVYKAQARDDSYMLALDEVFEKHMATAKDLLDGEDLARFLSQLHTDISNLKAMLRAIYIAGHATESFSDFVVGHGELWSAQMLSYAIKKSGRPCSWMDTREVLIVNPTSSNQVDPDYTESEKRLEKWFAREPADTIIATGFIASTPNNVPTTLKRDGSDFSAAILGALVRAGQVTIWTDVDGVFSADPRKVSEAVILRTLSYQEAWEMSYFGANVLHPRTIIPVMKYNIPIVIRNVFNLSAPGTMICQQPNNENGEKRGLESVVKAFATIDSLALVNVEGTGMAGVPGTASAIFSTVKDVGANVIMISQASSEHSICFAVPEKEVGAVSDALHARFRQALEAGRLSQVEVIHNCSILAAVGQRMASTPGVSATLFDALAKANINVRAISQGCSEYNITVVLKQEDCVRALKAAHSRFYLSKTTLAMGIIGPGLIGSALLNQLRDQAAALKEEFNIDLRVMGITGSRTMVLNDTGIDLTKWKEVLKEEGEQADLDRFAQHLHGNHFFPNRVIVDCTADTSVANRYYDWLRKGIHVVTPNKKANSGPLDLYLKLRTLQRQSYTHYFYEATVGAGLPIISTLRGLLETGDKILRIEGIFSGTLSYIFNNFEGTRSFSDVVAEAKAAGYTEPDPRDDLSGTDVARKVIILARESGLKLELSDIPVRSLVPEPLKACSSAEEFMQKLPSFDEELARERKDAEASGDVLRYVGVVDVVNEKGQVELRRYKKDHPFAQLSGSDNIIAFTTARYKDQPLIVRGPGAGAEVTAGGVFSDILRLASYLGAPS, via the exons ATGTGGTCAGTTCACAAGTTTGGTGGGACCTGCATGGGCACCTCGGAAAGAATTCAAAGTGTTGCGGATATAATTCTTAAGGATTCTTCTGAAAGGAAGCTGATCATTGTTTCTGCAATGTCCAAAGTTACAGACATGATGTATAATCTCGTGTACAAGGCTCAGGCAAGGGATGATTCTTATATGTTGGCACTTGATGAGGTCTTTGAGAAGCATATGGCGACTGCGAAAGATCTACTTGATGGAGAAGACCTTGCTAGATTCTTGTCTCAGTTGCATACCGACATCAGCAACCTCAAAGCAATGCTTCGTGCTATATACATAG CTGGTCATGCGACAGAATCTTTTTCTGACTTCGTTGTTGGTCATGGAGAGTTGTGGTCTGCTCAAATGTTGTCATATGCCATAAAGAAG TCTGGAAGGCCTTGCAGCTGGATGGATACAAGAGAAGTCCTAATCGTAAATCCGACTAGTTCCAATCAGGTAGATCCTGACTATACAGAATCTGAGAAGAGACTTGAGAAGTGGTTTGCGCGAGAACCTGCTGATACAATCATTGCAACTGGGTTTATTGCTAGTACACCCAACAATGTCCCGACAACATTGAAAAGAGATGGAAGCGACTTCTCAGCAGCCATTTTGGGTGCCCTTGTTCGGGCCGGACAAGTCACCATATGGACTGATGTTGATGGAGTATTCAGTGCGGACCCCAGAAAAG TTAGCGAGGCTGTGATACTAAGGACATTATCTTATCAGGAGGCCTGGGAAATG TCATACTTTGGGGCAAACGTTTTGCATCCGCGTACAATAATACCGGTGATGAAATATAACATCCCGATTGTTATCAGGAATGTCTTCAATCTATCTGCTCCCGGAACAATGATTTGCCAGCAACCTAACAATGAAAATGGGGAGAAGAGGGGGTTAGAGTCTGTTGTCAAAGCATTTGCTACCATCGACAGCTTGGCTCTTGTTAATGTTGAGGG AACGGGAATGGCCGGTGTACCTGGTACAGCAAGTGCTATTTTTAGTACTGTGAAAGATGTCGGAGCTAATGTTATCATGATTTCTCAG GCTAGCAGTGAGCACTCCATATGCTTTGCTGTGCCAGAGAAAGAAGTCGGAGCAGTATCTGATGCTTTACATGCTAGATTCCGTCAAGCTTTGGAGGCTGGGAGGCTTTCCCAG GTGGAGGTCATTCATAATTGTAGCATTTTGGCAGCAGTTGGCCAAAGGATGGCAAGTACTCCTGGAGTTAGTGCCACTCTATTTGATGCTCTAGCAAAg GCTAATATAAATGTAAGGGCAATCTCTCAAGGTTGCAGTGAGTACAATATCACCGTCGTTTTGAAGCAAGAAGATTGCGTACGGGCTCTGAAGGCCGCTCACTCAAGGTTTTACCTCTCAAAGACCACACTAGCGATGGGTATTATTGGACCCGGGTTGATTGGCAGTGCACTGCTTAACCAGCTTAGGGATCAG GCAGCGGCTCTCAAGGAAGAATTTAACATCGATTTGCGTGTCATGGGGATAACTGGCTCGAGAACAATGGTTTTGAATGATAC AGGAATTGACTTAACCAAATGGAAAGAGGTTCtgaaagaagaaggtgaacaagCTGATCTGGATAGATTCGCTCAACATTTGCACGGCAATCACTTTTTCCCAAATAGAGTGATTGTAGATTGCACTGCGGATACCAGCGTTGCAAACCGTTACTACGATTGGTTGCGTAAGGGTATACATGTCGTGACACCAAATAAGAAAGCTAACTCGGGGCCACTTGATCTG TATCTAAAATTGAGGACTCTGCAACGTCAATCATACACCCACTACTTCTACGAAGCGACTGTTGGTGCGGGACTTCCGATCATCAGTACTCTACGTGGTCTTCTAGAAACCGGTGATAAGATATTGCGTATTGAGGGCATTTTCAG TGGCACTTTGAGTTATATTTTCAACAACTTTGAAGGAACACGGTCTTTTAGTGATGTTGTAGCTGAGGCAAAAGCGGCGGGGTACACTGAACCTGACCCGAGAGATGATCTATCCGGAACAGATGTTGCCAGAAAG GTTATCATCCTTGCAAGAGAGTCAGGGTTGAAGCTCGAGCTTTCCGATATCCCAGTCCGAAGTCTCGTACCAGAACCATTAAAA GCATGTTCGTCTGCCGAGGAATTCATGCAGAAGCTTCCGTCCTTCGACGAGGAGTTGgcgagagaaagaaaggatgcTGAGGCTTCTGGAGAT GTATTGAGATACGTCGGAGTTGTGGATGTGGTGAATGAGAAAGGGCAAGTAGAATTACGAAGATACAAAAAGGACCACCCATTTGCGCAGCTATCGGGCTCCGACAACATAATAGCATTCACGACCGCCCGATACAAGGACCAGCCACTCATCGTGCGCGGCCCAGGCGCCGGCGCAGAAGTCACAGCTGGTGGGGTCTTCAGCGACATACTGCGCTTGGCTTCTTACCTCGGCGCCCCGTCGTAG